A window from Listeria seeligeri serovar 1/2b str. SLCC3954 encodes these proteins:
- a CDS encoding PTS sugar transporter subunit IIC, with amino-acid sequence MAESKKKSIVNGFINVAQKLGGQIHLRSLRDAFASIMLFMILAGFVTLINYVILEPTGFMGKIVNPDTLRTWQEIGISIGNGTLSVITLLVTVAISYHLCLNRGYKNVIAPILVALSSFIVVTPIATTFLPEGATKSIEVPNVIPVSYTGAAGMFVGIIVGLIATDLFIKLSKNKRMQINLTGNIPPAVIKSFNVLIPIMITVIIFSVVSFAVNQIFSMDFNTLVTTIITKPLSYVTTSLPGFLLITSIANLFFGLGIHQAVISGPLLDPFLLQNMQENMVAYANHQEIPHIINMAFKDTFAVMGGSGNTIGLLIAIFIFGKRKDYKDISKLSAAPSLFNISEPIIFGLPIVFNPLLIIPFVLAPIFSLTTAYYATAAGWINHVVVQTPWTTPPIISGFLATGGDWRASVLQVIIIIVTVFIYLPFLRMDEKVAFATAQKAEEK; translated from the coding sequence ATGGCAGAGTCGAAAAAGAAGTCGATTGTTAACGGATTTATTAATGTGGCACAAAAGCTCGGGGGACAGATTCATTTGCGTTCTTTGCGTGATGCTTTTGCGAGTATTATGCTGTTTATGATTTTGGCTGGTTTTGTAACGTTAATCAATTATGTTATTTTAGAACCAACTGGCTTTATGGGCAAGATTGTTAACCCTGACACACTTAGAACCTGGCAAGAAATCGGTATCTCAATTGGGAACGGAACGCTAAGTGTTATTACGTTACTTGTCACCGTCGCAATTTCGTACCACTTATGTTTAAACCGTGGCTATAAAAATGTGATTGCACCAATTTTAGTTGCCTTATCTTCTTTTATTGTTGTGACACCAATTGCGACAACCTTTCTTCCAGAAGGAGCAACTAAATCCATCGAAGTTCCAAATGTTATCCCTGTTAGCTATACTGGCGCAGCTGGAATGTTCGTCGGAATTATCGTTGGCTTGATTGCAACGGATTTATTCATTAAACTATCAAAAAACAAACGGATGCAAATCAATTTAACCGGAAATATTCCACCAGCTGTGATTAAGTCATTTAATGTATTAATTCCAATCATGATTACTGTTATTATTTTCTCGGTTGTATCATTCGCGGTCAACCAAATTTTCAGCATGGACTTCAATACTTTAGTTACAACGATTATCACGAAGCCACTTAGTTACGTAACGACAAGTCTTCCGGGCTTTTTGCTTATTACCTCTATCGCCAATTTATTCTTTGGTTTAGGTATTCACCAAGCCGTAATTTCTGGACCGTTACTAGATCCGTTTTTACTACAAAATATGCAAGAAAACATGGTTGCTTATGCGAATCATCAAGAAATCCCACATATTATCAACATGGCGTTTAAAGACACTTTTGCTGTTATGGGTGGGTCAGGAAACACGATTGGCTTACTAATTGCCATTTTCATCTTTGGGAAACGAAAAGACTACAAAGATATTTCCAAACTATCCGCAGCACCTTCTCTATTCAACATCAGTGAACCAATTATCTTTGGGCTACCGATCGTTTTCAACCCGTTACTAATTATTCCATTTGTACTTGCACCGATTTTCTCATTAACAACTGCTTATTATGCGACTGCAGCTGGTTGGATTAATCATGTCGTTGTGCAAACACCATGGACGACACCGCCAATTATTTCTGGATTTTTAGCAACAGGTGGAGACTGGCGAGCGTCTGTTTTACAAGTGATTATCATTATAGTAACCGTCTTTATCTATCTACCGTTCTTACGTATGGACGAAAAAGTTGCTTTCGCGACAGCACAAAAAGCGGAAGAAAAATAA
- a CDS encoding PTS sugar transporter subunit IIB, translated as MKNILLVCNAGMSTSFLVEKMKAAGTEQGIEANIWAVSDAELHENWEKADVILLGPQVGYLKGNTEKVVGGKIPVEVINMLDYGRVNGAAVLDRAMELIG; from the coding sequence ATGAAAAATATTTTATTAGTTTGTAATGCTGGAATGTCGACAAGTTTCTTAGTAGAAAAAATGAAAGCAGCTGGAACAGAACAAGGAATTGAAGCGAATATTTGGGCTGTATCCGACGCCGAATTACACGAAAACTGGGAAAAAGCAGATGTCATTTTACTTGGCCCTCAAGTTGGCTATTTAAAAGGAAACACCGAAAAAGTAGTCGGTGGAAAAATTCCTGTCGAAGTAATCAATATGCTTGATTACGGACGTGTGAATGGGGCAGCTGTTCTTGACCGTGCAATGGAATTAATTGGTTAA
- the iolD gene encoding 3D-(3,5/4)-trihydroxycyclohexane-1,2-dione acylhydrolase (decyclizing) yields the protein MTGKTIRLTTAQALVKFLNQQYIEVDEIAAPFVDGIFTLFGHGNVVGIGQALEENPGHLKVYQGKNEQGMAHAAIAYAKQKKRQRIYACSTSAGPGSANLITAAGTAFANNLPVLFLPADTFATRQPDPVLQQLEHESSAAITTNDGFQAVSRYFDRVQRPEQLMSALIRAFEVMTNPATSGPATICISQDTEGEAFDYPEVFFQKRIHYLNRQTPTERELTEAARIISASEKPVIIVGGGARYSEARAELITLSEQCNIPLVETHAGKSTVEFGFPNNLGGTGILGTLAANKAIRDADLVIGIGTRYTDFTTSSKTAFNPETKFLNINVSRMQTYKLDAFQVVGDAKATLQRLTPLLTNYKTQFGDTIAEYKTEWLAERTRLGNTKFNRDNFSPEIKDQFDQATLNEYADRLQTEFTQTEALVTINESVADNSIVVCSAGSLPGDLQRLWNPAAPDTYHLEYGYSCMGYEINGALGAKMAAAENQEVYSIVGDGSFCMSHSELLTSLQYGHKINIMLFDNSGFGCINNLQMANGSDSFFCEFRDSDNQIMQVDYAKIAEGYGAKVYRVNTKADLIVALEDAKKQPRTTLIEMKVLPKTMSEGYLSWWNVGVSEVSGKASINEAYENKQANLKKARLY from the coding sequence ATGACTGGAAAAACAATTCGACTAACGACGGCGCAGGCTTTAGTGAAGTTTTTGAATCAACAGTATATCGAAGTAGATGAGATAGCCGCACCATTTGTCGATGGGATTTTCACTTTATTCGGACACGGAAATGTAGTTGGAATTGGCCAAGCATTAGAAGAAAACCCCGGACATTTAAAAGTTTATCAAGGAAAAAATGAGCAAGGCATGGCGCACGCGGCAATCGCTTATGCAAAACAAAAGAAACGCCAGCGCATCTACGCGTGTTCCACATCAGCCGGACCCGGTTCCGCGAACTTAATTACCGCAGCTGGAACCGCATTTGCGAACAATTTACCAGTGTTGTTTTTACCAGCCGATACATTTGCAACCAGACAGCCCGACCCAGTTTTGCAACAACTAGAGCATGAATCAAGTGCGGCAATCACAACTAACGATGGCTTCCAAGCAGTTTCGCGCTATTTCGACCGCGTGCAGCGCCCAGAACAACTAATGAGCGCCTTAATTCGTGCTTTTGAAGTAATGACCAATCCAGCCACATCCGGCCCAGCAACCATTTGCATTTCGCAAGACACAGAAGGAGAAGCATTCGACTATCCAGAAGTATTTTTCCAAAAAAGAATTCATTATTTAAACCGACAAACGCCGACCGAGCGGGAACTTACAGAAGCAGCGAGAATCATTTCAGCAAGTGAGAAACCAGTCATCATCGTCGGAGGTGGCGCCCGCTATTCTGAAGCGCGCGCAGAACTAATCACCCTATCTGAGCAGTGCAACATCCCACTCGTTGAAACGCACGCCGGGAAATCAACCGTCGAGTTCGGTTTCCCGAATAACCTAGGTGGCACCGGAATCCTTGGAACGCTTGCCGCCAACAAAGCCATCCGCGACGCCGATCTAGTCATCGGAATTGGCACACGCTACACCGATTTCACAACCAGCTCCAAGACTGCATTCAATCCAGAAACCAAATTCCTAAACATCAACGTGAGCCGGATGCAGACTTACAAACTCGACGCTTTCCAAGTTGTCGGGGATGCAAAAGCTACTTTGCAAAGACTAACGCCGCTTTTAACAAATTACAAAACCCAATTTGGCGACACAATCGCGGAATATAAAACCGAATGGCTAGCCGAACGAACTAGGCTCGGGAACACCAAATTCAACAGAGACAATTTCAGCCCAGAAATCAAGGATCAATTTGACCAAGCGACCCTTAACGAATACGCCGACCGCTTGCAAACCGAATTCACCCAAACAGAAGCACTTGTTACAATCAATGAATCCGTGGCAGATAATAGCATCGTGGTCTGCTCAGCCGGCTCATTGCCAGGAGATTTACAACGCCTTTGGAATCCAGCCGCCCCAGACACATACCACTTAGAATACGGCTACTCCTGCATGGGCTACGAAATCAACGGCGCGCTAGGTGCAAAAATGGCCGCCGCAGAAAACCAAGAAGTCTACTCTATCGTAGGCGACGGTAGCTTCTGCATGTCCCACTCAGAACTACTCACATCCTTGCAATACGGCCACAAAATCAACATCATGCTATTCGACAATTCCGGATTTGGCTGCATCAACAACCTCCAAATGGCAAATGGTAGCGACAGTTTCTTCTGTGAATTCCGAGATAGTGACAACCAAATCATGCAAGTCGATTACGCCAAAATTGCAGAAGGTTACGGCGCAAAAGTCTACCGCGTCAACACAAAAGCAGATTTAATCGTAGCCCTTGAAGACGCTAAAAAACAACCAAGAACCACTTTGATTGAAATGAAAGTTTTACCAAAAACTATGTCAGAAGGTTATCTCAGCTGGTGGAATGTCGGCGTTTCCGAAGTTTCTGGTAAAGCGAGTATTAATGAAGCATATGAGAATAAACAAGCTAATTTGAAAAAAGCACGTTTGTATTGA
- the iolB gene encoding 5-deoxy-glucuronate isomerase has product MTQLLRKPLNETLTPGVKLIHDINEPLKYVGFRLIEIERGGVYEEQLTELECCVVVLTGKVTVSEGENTFAEIGTRASVFEKIPTDSVYISGGKSFSVKGSSEKACVALCYSQATQVLPTTLIKASDNSIEMRGKYQNKRLVHNILPDTSEIASSLLVVEVYTDGGNFSSYPPHKHDQDNLPHESFLEESYYHEINPQQGFVFQRVYTDDRALDETMAVEHRNAVVVPEGYHPVGVPDGYDSYYLNVMAGPKRIWKFHNDPDHEWILDRD; this is encoded by the coding sequence ATGACTCAACTTTTGCGAAAGCCGTTAAATGAAACACTGACGCCGGGTGTGAAACTCATTCATGATATTAATGAACCGCTGAAATATGTAGGATTTCGGCTGATTGAAATCGAGCGAGGTGGGGTTTACGAGGAACAACTTACGGAGCTAGAATGCTGCGTGGTCGTCCTTACTGGAAAAGTAACAGTAAGCGAAGGCGAAAATACTTTTGCTGAAATTGGCACGCGAGCTAGTGTTTTCGAAAAAATCCCAACTGACAGCGTGTATATATCAGGTGGAAAAAGTTTTTCTGTCAAAGGTAGTTCTGAAAAAGCTTGTGTGGCACTTTGTTATTCGCAAGCGACACAAGTTTTACCAACAACACTGATTAAAGCGAGTGATAATTCCATCGAAATGCGCGGAAAATACCAGAATAAGCGACTCGTACACAATATTCTTCCTGACACGAGCGAAATTGCGAGCAGTTTGTTAGTTGTCGAAGTATATACGGACGGCGGTAATTTTTCGAGTTATCCACCACACAAACACGATCAAGACAATTTGCCACATGAATCATTTTTAGAAGAAAGTTATTATCACGAAATAAATCCACAACAAGGTTTTGTGTTCCAACGTGTTTATACAGATGATCGTGCGCTTGATGAAACGATGGCAGTGGAGCATCGGAACGCGGTTGTTGTCCCGGAAGGCTATCATCCAGTGGGCGTTCCAGATGGGTACGATTCTTATTATTTAAATGTGATGGCGGGACCGAAGCGGATTTGGAAATTTCACAATGATCCGGATCATGAATGGATTTTAGACAGAGATTAA
- a CDS encoding helix-turn-helix transcriptional regulator: MKIERLIGIIMLLLQRELVSASEMAGMFEVSKRTIFRDIDTLSMANIPIYTIAGTKGGIGIMPTYKVDKKLLTTEDLHAIITSLDGMEQLLSSIEIKKTLQKMKNMLDPTSESPASSISVDFSNLTTKSDSNSQVEKLYLAIKKRQLVELCYIDRSGNQTIRKTEPYHLLFRNRSWYLQGYSLERSDFRTFKLSRIIEFSVLLGTFEARPFAVKPIGTIPSQPHFLMHEVSLIVDKIAREQIVERFNLVEIKRHDEEHFFAKVTLPDHEAGYRFILQLGTHVTVQNRDDFYDNFVAYLNEIQGKYL, from the coding sequence ATGAAAATCGAGCGGCTCATTGGGATTATTATGCTACTTTTACAACGAGAATTAGTCAGTGCTTCTGAAATGGCGGGAATGTTCGAAGTTTCCAAACGAACTATTTTCCGCGACATTGATACGCTTTCCATGGCAAATATCCCGATTTATACGATTGCCGGAACAAAAGGTGGTATTGGGATTATGCCAACCTACAAAGTCGATAAGAAACTCCTGACAACAGAAGATTTACATGCCATTATTACCAGTTTGGACGGCATGGAACAGCTACTTTCTTCCATCGAAATAAAGAAAACTTTGCAGAAAATGAAAAATATGCTCGACCCGACAAGCGAATCACCTGCAAGTTCTATTTCGGTAGATTTCTCCAATTTAACTACAAAAAGTGATTCAAATTCCCAAGTGGAAAAACTATATTTAGCGATAAAAAAACGCCAACTTGTAGAACTCTGCTATATTGACCGAAGTGGGAATCAAACTATCCGGAAAACAGAGCCTTATCACCTCCTTTTTAGGAATCGTTCTTGGTATTTACAAGGTTACAGTTTGGAGCGCAGCGACTTTCGGACTTTTAAACTATCGCGAATTATTGAGTTTAGCGTGCTGTTGGGGACTTTTGAAGCCCGTCCATTTGCTGTTAAACCTATTGGAACCATTCCCTCGCAGCCGCACTTTTTAATGCATGAAGTCTCGCTTATTGTTGACAAAATCGCCCGTGAACAAATCGTTGAGCGTTTTAATTTGGTAGAAATTAAACGACATGATGAGGAACATTTTTTTGCGAAAGTAACGCTGCCTGATCACGAGGCTGGTTATCGCTTTATTTTGCAGTTAGGAACGCATGTAACCGTTCAAAATCGTGATGACTTTTATGATAATTTTGTTGCTTATTTGAACGAAATCCAAGGAAAATATCTATAA
- the iolC gene encoding 5-dehydro-2-deoxygluconokinase — protein MELTKHSERELDLITVGRACIDLNAVEYNRPMEETMTFSKYVGGSPANIAIGTAKLGLKVGFIGKISADQHGRFIEKYMRDLAIDTTGMVQDTEGRKVGLAFTEIKSPDECSILMYRENVADLYLEPAEISEDYIKDARVLLVSGTALAQSPSREAVLKAVHLARKNDVVVAFELDYRPYTWKNEAETAVYYSLVAEQSDIIIGTRDEFDMMENQVGGNNEATKVNLFQHQAEIVVIKHGVEGSYAYTKAGETFQAKAYKTQVLKTFGAGDSYASAFLYGLFSGENIETALKYGSAAASIVVSKHSSSDAMPTAAEIKALIANAD, from the coding sequence ATGGAATTAACAAAACATAGCGAGCGGGAATTGGACTTAATTACAGTAGGACGAGCATGCATCGACTTAAACGCCGTAGAATACAACCGCCCAATGGAAGAAACAATGACATTTTCAAAATACGTTGGTGGTTCTCCGGCGAATATTGCAATTGGAACAGCCAAATTAGGACTAAAAGTAGGATTTATTGGAAAAATTTCCGCAGATCAGCACGGACGTTTTATAGAAAAATATATGCGTGATTTAGCAATTGATACGACTGGAATGGTGCAAGACACAGAAGGTCGCAAAGTTGGTCTGGCATTCACCGAAATTAAAAGTCCAGATGAGTGCAGTATTTTAATGTACCGCGAAAATGTTGCTGATCTTTATTTAGAACCAGCTGAAATTTCCGAGGATTATATTAAAGACGCGCGGGTACTACTTGTTTCAGGAACCGCCTTGGCACAAAGCCCTTCCCGAGAAGCCGTTTTAAAAGCAGTGCATCTAGCTCGGAAAAATGATGTTGTAGTTGCTTTCGAATTAGATTATCGTCCTTATACCTGGAAAAATGAAGCTGAAACGGCGGTTTATTATTCGCTTGTGGCTGAACAGTCAGACATTATCATTGGGACACGCGACGAATTTGATATGATGGAAAATCAAGTTGGCGGTAACAATGAGGCAACTAAAGTCAATTTATTCCAACATCAAGCTGAAATCGTCGTAATCAAACATGGTGTGGAAGGCTCTTACGCCTACACTAAAGCCGGCGAAACTTTCCAAGCAAAAGCTTATAAAACACAGGTTTTGAAAACTTTTGGTGCTGGTGATTCCTATGCTTCCGCGTTTCTATACGGTTTATTTAGCGGAGAAAATATCGAAACAGCCTTAAAATATGGAAGTGCGGCGGCTTCGATTGTTGTAAGTAAACATAGTTCATCCGATGCGATGCCAACTGCGGCAGAAATTAAAGCACTAATTGCGAATGCAGATTAG
- a CDS encoding effector binding domain-containing protein, whose product MAFEIVELKEETFTGTKSEIPEFDPQKGFGPMSEIKEAAFTKFAKNEKDYVGINASLDGLQYYIVASVDGTGDTTFSIPAGKYAKFVTSETDRPALDGFIGGAYGEVSQSSDVAIAGSFNLEDLREAKFTIYIQVVAK is encoded by the coding sequence ATGGCATTTGAAATTGTTGAATTAAAAGAAGAAACATTTACTGGAACTAAATCCGAAATCCCTGAATTCGATCCACAAAAAGGTTTTGGACCAATGAGCGAAATTAAAGAAGCAGCATTTACAAAATTTGCAAAAAATGAGAAAGACTACGTAGGCATTAACGCAAGCCTAGATGGTTTACAATATTATATCGTTGCAAGCGTGGATGGCACAGGCGATACAACTTTTAGCATCCCAGCAGGAAAATACGCTAAATTCGTAACGAGCGAAACAGACCGCCCAGCACTTGACGGCTTTATCGGCGGAGCATACGGCGAAGTTAGCCAAAGCAGTGACGTTGCAATAGCTGGATCATTTAACTTAGAAGATCTTAGAGAAGCAAAATTCACGATTTATATTCAAGTTGTAGCAAAATAA
- the iolA gene encoding methylmalonate-semialdehyde dehydrogenase, with protein sequence MTKVRKIKNYVNGEWVASKTEKYENVINPATGEILCQVPISTRAELDEAAEISEKAFEKWSQVAVPRRARILFSFQQLLIQHKEELARLITLENGKNLSEARGEVQRGIENVEFAAGAPTLMMGDSLASIATDVEAANYRYPVGVVGGIAPFNFPMMVPCWMFPIAIALGNSFILKPSERTPLLMEKLVELFTEAGLPNGVFNVVYGAHDVVNGILENDKIKAVSFVGSKPVGEYVYKTGSANLKRVQALTGAKNHTIVLNDADLEDTVTNVISAAFGSAGERCMACAVVTVEEGIADEFLEALRIAARNVKIGNGLDDGVFLGPVIREENQKRTLTYIEKGVEEGAKLTVDGRETGISKGHFVGPTILEEVTTDMTIWKEEIFAPVLSVIRVKNLQEAVKIANKSEFANGACIFTNNAKAIRYFREKIDAGMLGVNLGVPAPMAFFPFSGWKSSFYGTLHANGKDSVDFYTHKKVVTARYSLKGYEE encoded by the coding sequence ATGACAAAAGTACGGAAAATAAAGAACTATGTGAACGGCGAATGGGTAGCTAGTAAGACGGAAAAATACGAAAATGTCATTAATCCGGCTACTGGTGAAATTTTATGCCAAGTACCGATTTCTACACGCGCGGAACTAGATGAAGCAGCAGAGATTTCCGAAAAAGCTTTTGAAAAATGGAGCCAAGTTGCTGTACCTAGACGAGCACGGATATTATTTTCATTCCAACAGTTGCTCATCCAACATAAAGAAGAATTAGCTAGACTGATTACTTTAGAAAACGGAAAAAATTTATCAGAGGCACGCGGGGAAGTACAGCGCGGGATTGAAAATGTGGAGTTTGCGGCTGGAGCACCAACACTTATGATGGGAGATTCGCTTGCTTCGATTGCAACCGATGTAGAAGCAGCAAACTATCGTTACCCAGTTGGCGTTGTAGGCGGGATCGCACCATTTAATTTTCCAATGATGGTACCTTGCTGGATGTTCCCGATAGCGATTGCCCTTGGAAACAGCTTCATTTTAAAACCATCTGAACGAACACCACTATTAATGGAAAAATTGGTGGAGCTATTTACCGAAGCAGGACTTCCAAACGGCGTGTTCAATGTGGTATACGGGGCGCACGATGTTGTTAATGGCATTTTAGAAAACGATAAAATTAAAGCGGTTTCTTTTGTTGGCTCCAAACCTGTCGGAGAATATGTTTATAAAACTGGAAGTGCCAATTTGAAACGAGTTCAAGCTCTTACTGGCGCAAAAAACCATACAATTGTCTTAAATGACGCCGACCTTGAAGACACTGTGACCAATGTTATTTCCGCGGCGTTTGGGTCAGCTGGAGAGCGCTGTATGGCGTGCGCAGTTGTAACCGTTGAGGAAGGAATTGCCGACGAATTTTTGGAAGCGCTTCGAATTGCCGCGCGAAATGTGAAAATCGGTAACGGATTAGACGACGGTGTATTCCTCGGTCCTGTTATACGCGAAGAAAATCAAAAACGGACACTCACTTATATCGAAAAAGGTGTAGAAGAGGGAGCAAAATTAACTGTAGATGGTCGTGAAACTGGAATTTCGAAGGGGCATTTTGTTGGTCCGACGATTTTAGAAGAAGTGACAACCGATATGACTATTTGGAAAGAAGAAATTTTTGCACCGGTATTGTCGGTTATTCGCGTAAAAAACTTACAAGAAGCAGTGAAAATTGCAAATAAATCTGAATTTGCGAATGGCGCTTGTATTTTCACTAATAATGCCAAAGCAATTCGCTACTTTAGAGAAAAAATTGACGCAGGAATGCTTGGAGTGAATTTAGGAGTACCAGCACCAATGGCATTTTTCCCGTTCTCAGGTTGGAAATCATCTTTCTATGGAACCCTTCATGCAAACGGCAAAGACAGTGTGGATTTTTATACACATAAAAAAGTAGTGACGGCGAGATACTCGTTAAAAGGCTACGAAGAATAG
- a CDS encoding iron chaperone produces the protein MEVFAEYLAGIDNPDHRERTKEVLTWVAETFPNLKPEIKWNTPMFSNNGTFIIGISVAKQHMSISPEVAGIERFEEDLKQAGYSHTKGLFKITWAKPVDFSLLEKIIQFNIQDKANYTSFWRV, from the coding sequence ATGGAAGTTTTTGCAGAATATTTGGCTGGGATCGATAACCCTGACCACCGTGAGCGCACAAAAGAAGTTTTAACATGGGTTGCTGAAACTTTTCCAAACTTAAAGCCGGAAATCAAATGGAATACACCAATGTTTTCAAATAATGGCACATTCATTATCGGCATTTCTGTTGCAAAACAGCATATGAGTATTTCCCCAGAAGTAGCTGGAATTGAGCGCTTTGAAGAAGACCTAAAACAAGCAGGATACAGCCACACAAAAGGTTTATTTAAGATCACTTGGGCAAAACCAGTTGATTTTAGTTTGCTAGAAAAAATTATTCAGTTTAACATTCAAGATAAAGCAAATTACACAAGTTTCTGGCGTGTTTAA
- a CDS encoding helix-turn-helix transcriptional regulator, whose protein sequence is MKVINRVKALREEKGIAQNDLASILEVSRQTIHAIEKGKYNPSLELSLKIAKYFELTVEEIFQLEEE, encoded by the coding sequence TTGAAAGTGATAAATCGAGTTAAAGCGTTACGCGAAGAAAAAGGAATTGCACAAAACGATTTAGCTTCGATATTAGAAGTTTCAAGGCAAACCATTCATGCAATAGAAAAAGGGAAATATAATCCAAGTCTAGAGCTTAGTTTGAAGATAGCTAAGTATTTTGAGTTAACTGTAGAAGAGATATTTCAGCTAGAGGAGGAGTAG